DNA from Sinorhizobium numidicum:
GAAGGCGGGCTTGCGATACGAGAAGCGCGCGCTCCTGCTCGGGGCGTTGGTCGAACTCAGCCGCCGGCTGAAGTCCGACGAGGGCGAGCGGGCGCGGTTGACCGCGGTGGGCGCGCAGGCTTTCGGCG
Protein-coding regions in this window:
- the traD gene encoding type IV conjugative transfer system coupling protein TraD; translated protein: MARTMTSDARKKDTREKIELGGLIVKAGLRYEKRALLLGALVELSRRLKSDEGERARLTAVGAQAFGDDSE